From Primulina huaijiensis isolate GDHJ02 chromosome 15, ASM1229523v2, whole genome shotgun sequence, one genomic window encodes:
- the LOC140960203 gene encoding NAC domain-containing protein 54 — translation MAPVGLPPGFRFHPTDEELVNYYLKKKIQGQEIELDIIPEVDLYKCEPWELAEKSFLPSRDPEWYFFGPRDRKYPNGFRTNRATRAGYWKSTGKDRRVISQNRAIGMKKTLVYYKGRAPQGIRTDWVMHEYRLDDTTSPSCIQDSYALCRVFKKNGLCSDVEDQQGQPSNIPLLDYSQGVVITTEIETMSPEFPLASSSTLCMEEEEDKDDSWMQFITDDVWCGDEVSQVGFSN, via the exons ATGGCTCCAGTGGGATTGCCTCCAGGTTTCAGGTTCCATCCCACTGATGAAGAGCTTGTGAATTATTATCTCAAGAAAAAGATCCAAGGCCAAGAAATCGAACTCGATATCATCCCTGAAGTTGATCTTTACAAGTGTGAGCCATGGGAATTAGCAG AGAAATCTTTCTTGCCAAGTAGGGATCCGGAATGGTATTTTTTTGGGCCAAGGGACCGGAAGTACCCGAATGGATTCAGAACGAATAGGGCAACCCGCGCCGGGTACTGGAAGTCTACTGGGAAAGACAGGAGAGTAATAAGCCAAAATCGAGCCATTGGGATGAAGAAAACACTGGTTTATTACAAGGGTAGAGCTCCACAAGGAATAAGAACCGATTGGGTTATGCACGAGTATCGGCTCGATGACACCACCTCTCCTTCCTGCATCCAG GACTCATACGCTTTATGTCGTGTTTTCAAGAAAAATGGGTTGTGTTCTGATGTAGAAGACCAGCAAGGGCAGCCTAGTAATATCCCATTGCTCGACTACTCACAAGGAGTCGTCATCACAACCGAGATTGAAACAATGTCACCAGAGTTCCCATTAGCATCATCTTCCACCTTATGCAtggaggaagaagaagataaaGATGATTCATGGATGCAGTTTATTACAGATGACGTGTGGTGTGGTGATGAGGTGTCTCAAGTTGGTTTCTCAAACTAA
- the LOC140959293 gene encoding uncharacterized protein: protein MQPISASCPFDQWGLDIVGLFPIARAQKKFLLVAVDYFSQWVEVEPLAKITEEEVMKFLWKSIANGQTEVTNRIIVQALKARLHGKGKDWVEELQSILWAYRTTPRSSTQETPYSLVYGSEAVLPVEIGQSSTRIESYPSNNDQSRSIELDLVEEK, encoded by the exons ATGCAACCAATCTCCGCATCGTGCCCTTTTGACCAATGGGGTTTGGATATCGTGGGTCTTTTCCCCATAGCCCGAGCACAGAAAAAATTCCTTCTTGTGGCTGTGGATTATTTCTCCCAGTGGGTAGAGGTCGAGCCATTAGCCAAGATTACCGAGGAAGAAgtcatgaaatttttatggaagAGTATT GCTAATGGCCAGACTGAAGTGACTAATAGGATCATTGTGCAAGCACTGAAAGCCCGACTCCATGGGAAGGGTAAAGATTGGGTGGAAGAATTACAAAGTATCTTATGGGCATACCGAACTACGCCTCGATCATCTACTCAAGAAACACCCTACAGCCTTGTCTATGGTTCAGAAGCCGTCCTACCTGTGGAAATTGGGCAATCTTCTACTCGGATAGAATCTTATCCGAGCAACAATGATCAATCCCGATCCATTGAACTtgatttagtagaagaaaaatga